The following are encoded together in the Pedobacter steynii genome:
- a CDS encoding glycosyltransferase family 4 protein, whose translation MKIAVLAPVAWRTPPRHYGPWEQMASNLTEGLVKAGIEVTLFATGDSLTSGKLDAVIEQGYEENRDQDAKVVECLHISNLMEKAAGFDLIHNHYDFLPLSYSHLIKIPMITTIHGFSSEKIIPVYQKYNNGGYYVSISDSDRHPSLKYLKTVYNGIDTSSFVFNNHPEAYLLFFGRIHPDKGTAEAIQIAIQSNRKLIIAGIIQDHDYFRDRIAPFLNADIEFVGAAGPEQRNKLLREASALLHPISFEEPFGLSVAEAMLCGTPVVAYQRGSMPELIKHGKTGFLVKDVEEAVEAIARLGSINRKDCQEWAVSRFSQERMVKDYISLYHQILSSTS comes from the coding sequence ATGAAGATAGCAGTATTAGCACCTGTGGCCTGGAGAACTCCTCCAAGGCATTACGGGCCCTGGGAACAAATGGCTTCCAACTTAACCGAAGGACTGGTAAAAGCCGGTATTGAGGTGACACTCTTTGCAACGGGAGATTCCCTGACCTCCGGAAAGCTGGATGCCGTAATCGAACAAGGCTATGAGGAAAACCGGGATCAGGATGCCAAAGTGGTCGAGTGCTTACACATCAGTAACCTCATGGAAAAAGCAGCTGGATTCGACCTGATTCATAACCATTATGACTTCCTTCCTCTCAGCTATTCCCATTTGATTAAAATACCGATGATTACAACCATTCACGGATTCTCTTCGGAAAAAATCATTCCTGTTTATCAAAAATACAACAATGGTGGATATTATGTTTCCATTAGTGATTCAGACCGGCATCCCTCACTTAAATATTTAAAAACGGTATACAACGGAATTGACACTTCTTCATTTGTCTTTAACAATCATCCTGAAGCTTATCTTTTATTTTTTGGCCGGATTCACCCGGATAAAGGAACTGCGGAAGCCATTCAAATTGCCATTCAAAGCAACCGAAAACTAATCATTGCAGGAATTATTCAAGACCATGACTATTTCAGAGATCGGATAGCGCCATTTTTAAACGCTGACATCGAATTTGTAGGTGCTGCCGGACCGGAACAGCGTAATAAACTTTTAAGGGAAGCCAGCGCCTTATTGCACCCCATCAGCTTCGAGGAGCCATTTGGTTTAAGCGTTGCAGAAGCCATGCTTTGCGGTACTCCGGTTGTCGCTTATCAGAGAGGTTCCATGCCGGAATTGATCAAACATGGTAAAACCGGATTTTTAGTAAAGGATGTGGAAGAGGCGGTTGAAGCTATTGCAAGGTTAGGATCGATTAACAGAAAGGACTGCCAGGAATGGGCAGTCAGCAGGTTTTCTCAGGAAAGGATGGTAAAGGACTATATCAGCCTTTACCATCAGATTTTATCTTCTACTTCGTAA
- a CDS encoding glycoside hydrolase family 130 protein, with translation MRLLVERKPVKVYPDPKRVIARFFFNGDERAVEVVKHVMALSDQEIFGIISPLLQEYSKRHRNITKILTRHCKKVVNAIRDAGFDPESLDKYQRLLIGSYFTHEYSIESAAFFNPSIVEDPDQSELVEGEKRVIISFRAVGEGHISSVVFRRALIDRDNNITVIPAGNYIDEAEVIKNAVYNKKLFLKKAADSKIDIEILDELGQKLEEKFDYATLRRIILDTKSHQENDLRKLEYDKILWLSDTYHEISFSRDTDISDRIIFPISEFERKGIEDARFVRFVKNDGSVVYYATYTAFDGAMIMPKLLQTTDFYDFKISPLHGIGAQNKNLALFPRKINGKYAMMSRIDGWNNYLMYSDKLTVWDNPVKLQSPMFPWEFIQIGNCGSPIETKDGWLVITHGVGPMRRYCLGASLFDLDDPSIEIGRLDEPLVVPNNDEREGYVPNVLYSCGSIIHNDELIIPYGLSDYCSSFASVKLELLLDKLKSSSCAIIAREKAALKEEITK, from the coding sequence ATGAGATTATTAGTAGAACGAAAACCGGTTAAAGTCTATCCTGATCCAAAACGAGTGATCGCACGATTCTTTTTTAATGGAGATGAGAGAGCAGTAGAAGTAGTTAAACATGTAATGGCACTCTCTGATCAGGAAATATTTGGAATTATCTCCCCCTTGTTGCAGGAATATTCCAAACGTCATCGAAACATTACCAAAATCTTGACAAGACATTGTAAGAAGGTCGTGAATGCCATTAGAGATGCTGGCTTCGATCCTGAATCCCTGGATAAATACCAACGGCTATTAATAGGTTCGTATTTTACACATGAATATTCCATAGAATCGGCAGCCTTCTTTAATCCCTCTATTGTGGAAGACCCTGATCAATCTGAATTGGTAGAAGGAGAGAAAAGAGTTATTATTAGCTTCAGAGCGGTAGGTGAAGGGCATATTTCTTCCGTAGTTTTTCGCCGGGCGCTGATCGATCGGGATAACAACATCACTGTTATTCCTGCGGGAAATTATATTGATGAAGCGGAAGTCATAAAAAATGCGGTCTATAACAAGAAATTATTTCTGAAAAAGGCGGCAGATTCAAAGATCGATATTGAAATCCTGGATGAATTGGGACAAAAATTGGAAGAAAAATTCGATTATGCAACTTTACGCAGGATCATTTTGGATACTAAAAGTCACCAGGAAAATGACCTCAGGAAGTTAGAGTATGATAAGATTCTATGGTTGTCTGATACTTACCATGAAATCAGTTTCTCGAGGGATACAGACATCTCAGACCGTATCATCTTTCCAATCTCGGAATTTGAACGTAAAGGAATTGAAGATGCCCGTTTTGTCCGTTTTGTGAAAAATGATGGTTCAGTGGTTTATTACGCTACTTACACCGCGTTTGACGGCGCGATGATCATGCCTAAACTCTTGCAAACAACGGATTTTTATGATTTCAAAATCAGTCCTTTGCATGGGATTGGAGCACAAAATAAAAATCTTGCTCTTTTCCCCCGTAAAATAAATGGGAAATATGCCATGATGTCCAGGATTGATGGCTGGAATAATTACCTGATGTATTCTGATAAGTTAACCGTTTGGGACAATCCGGTAAAATTGCAATCGCCGATGTTCCCATGGGAATTTATCCAGATTGGTAATTGCGGTTCTCCGATCGAAACGAAAGATGGATGGCTGGTGATTACCCATGGGGTTGGACCAATGCGCCGTTATTGCCTGGGTGCCAGTTTATTCGATCTGGACGATCCATCTATTGAAATTGGCCGGCTGGATGAACCATTGGTGGTTCCAAATAATGACGAACGAGAGGGATATGTTCCTAATGTATTGTATTCCTGTGGTTCGATTATCCATAATGATGAGCTGATCATTCCTTATGGATTGTCGGATTATTGCTCTTCCTTCGCTTCAGTGAAGCTTGAATTACTGCTGGACAAACTAAAAAGCTCTTCCTGCGCAATTATAGCCAGGGAAAAAGCAGCTCTAAAAGAAGAAATTACGAAGTAG
- a CDS encoding outer membrane beta-barrel protein: protein MKKLLLSLVAVSAFAFSSQAQTEKGKIMVGGNVAFDTKKSDAAGAKSNTNFQIVPSVGYFVADNFAVGTGVGYGYSKTSGIAGPNNTVISGNKNSSFVVSPFGRYYANLSESFKFFGQLSVPMAFGKDKAVDAEGNVGAKTASTTEIGVALSPGFAFYPTKKIGIEFALNGLNYNNLRKEDGNGDKIKGAGYDEFSFGANFFSPKIGIQLHF, encoded by the coding sequence ATGAAAAAATTATTATTATCATTAGTTGCAGTTTCTGCATTCGCGTTTAGTTCTCAGGCACAAACTGAAAAAGGAAAAATTATGGTAGGTGGTAATGTTGCATTCGACACTAAAAAGAGCGATGCTGCGGGCGCTAAGTCCAATACAAATTTTCAGATCGTTCCTAGTGTAGGTTATTTCGTGGCAGATAACTTCGCAGTTGGTACGGGTGTAGGTTATGGTTACAGCAAAACCAGCGGTATTGCAGGACCTAACAATACTGTAATTTCCGGAAATAAGAACAGCTCATTTGTTGTTAGTCCTTTTGGTCGCTATTATGCAAACCTTTCTGAATCCTTCAAATTCTTTGGACAATTATCTGTTCCGATGGCATTTGGTAAAGACAAAGCAGTAGATGCAGAGGGCAATGTTGGTGCAAAAACAGCTTCTACTACTGAAATAGGTGTTGCCTTATCTCCAGGTTTTGCATTCTATCCTACTAAAAAGATCGGTATTGAATTTGCATTGAACGGATTAAACTACAACAATCTACGTAAAGAAGACGGTAATGGCGACAAAATTAAAGGTGCTGGTTATGATGAGTTCAGCTTTGGTGCTAACTTCTTTTCTCCAAAAATCGGAATCCAGTTACACTTTTAA
- a CDS encoding C1 family peptidase, with protein sequence MKKILLIACGIGFSFSINAQESALKTIKDNAATAVKNQGQTGTCWNYSTTSLIESEGLRKGLGEFDLSEMYTTRNIYLEKAKNYILRQGKAQFGEGGLGHDLVRAIALYGAMPQEAFQGASGEIPNHTGLEEALKTYLDGILKKRPLDANWLKGYEQILDQKLGTPPATFEYKGKNYNAKTFAKEVLKFDANDYVNISSFTHHPYYMPFILEAPDNFANGSFYNLPLNEMINLTKSALKEGYTVMWDADVSSKNFQQKKGYAMMFADDADVKAETLNPNAKEKAYSPEIRQQLYEDLTTQDDHLMHLTGLDQSSDGKYFFKVKNSWGDVGPFKGYIEVSEPYFAINTVSLVVPKAALSKELKKKLGL encoded by the coding sequence ATGAAAAAAATACTTTTAATTGCCTGTGGCATTGGATTTTCATTTTCCATAAATGCACAGGAAAGCGCTTTAAAAACCATTAAAGATAATGCTGCAACAGCAGTTAAAAATCAAGGACAAACAGGGACATGCTGGAACTATTCTACCACGTCATTGATAGAATCCGAAGGACTACGCAAGGGATTGGGAGAATTTGACCTTTCAGAGATGTATACCACTCGTAATATCTACCTGGAAAAAGCCAAAAATTATATCCTCCGTCAGGGAAAAGCACAGTTTGGAGAAGGTGGATTGGGGCATGATCTGGTTCGGGCCATCGCGCTGTATGGTGCAATGCCTCAGGAAGCTTTCCAGGGAGCAAGCGGAGAAATCCCAAACCATACCGGCCTGGAGGAAGCGTTAAAGACTTATCTTGATGGCATACTAAAAAAACGTCCACTTGATGCCAACTGGTTAAAAGGTTACGAGCAGATACTGGACCAGAAGCTGGGTACTCCTCCGGCAACATTCGAGTATAAAGGAAAAAATTATAATGCAAAGACCTTTGCTAAAGAGGTATTAAAGTTTGATGCGAACGATTATGTAAACATCTCCTCGTTTACCCACCACCCTTATTACATGCCATTCATTCTTGAAGCTCCGGACAATTTTGCAAACGGGTCTTTCTACAACCTCCCTCTAAATGAGATGATAAATCTAACTAAATCAGCACTTAAAGAGGGATATACTGTGATGTGGGATGCGGATGTAAGCAGTAAGAATTTTCAGCAAAAGAAAGGATATGCCATGATGTTCGCCGATGATGCGGATGTAAAAGCAGAAACATTGAACCCAAATGCAAAAGAAAAAGCATATTCCCCGGAAATACGTCAGCAGTTATACGAAGACCTAACTACCCAGGATGACCACCTGATGCATCTAACTGGCTTAGATCAGTCCAGCGATGGAAAATACTTCTTTAAAGTCAAAAACTCATGGGGTGACGTAGGCCCGTTCAAAGGATATATCGAAGTTTCGGAACCTTATTTTGCAATCAATACAGTAAGTTTAGTCGTGCCTAAAGCGGCATTAAGCAAAGAATTAAAGAAGAAATTAGGTCTATAA
- a CDS encoding glycosyltransferase family 2 protein, protein MKTKYEYPLISCICITHNCPELLLKSIISFEHQDYPNKELVISYPSTDETSRNLIEKVIRLSQLNIIQVEREKEESLGSARNLAVTNANGNYICTWDDDDWHHPERLTYQMNTILSDQQYKASMIRRVILYNKATSIAYLSVSYNWSGTLLCEKELINSILTKPLTVLKTLH, encoded by the coding sequence ATGAAAACAAAATATGAATATCCGTTAATTTCCTGTATCTGTATTACACACAACTGTCCAGAGTTGTTGCTCAAATCCATTATCAGCTTTGAACATCAGGATTATCCAAACAAAGAACTGGTAATCTCCTACCCCAGTACAGATGAAACCAGCAGAAATCTGATAGAAAAAGTTATCAGGCTGTCGCAATTAAACATTATACAAGTGGAACGAGAGAAAGAAGAAAGTTTAGGAAGCGCAAGAAATCTTGCTGTTACAAATGCAAACGGAAACTATATATGCACCTGGGACGATGACGACTGGCACCATCCGGAACGACTTACTTATCAGATGAACACCATTTTAAGCGATCAACAATACAAAGCCAGTATGATCAGAAGAGTAATATTGTACAATAAGGCGACAAGCATAGCTTACCTTTCTGTTTCTTATAACTGGAGTGGAACTCTTTTATGCGAAAAAGAACTGATAAACAGCATCCTTACCAAGCCACTAACCGTCTTGAAGACACTCCATTAA
- a CDS encoding S9 family peptidase: protein MKKLYTPLLLSLCMGYSAMAQKKTFTITESTVAAPKANYQLASRFSPAKIKKMVYSTAVDPHWLKLSNRFWYEYETPSGKEWYLVDPSAKTKKKIFDNAKLAAEITTIIRDPFDAQHLPLENLKFSSDEKAVTFEVKSSVDELKKDRKDKKAADSMQKKIYFFNYVLAGAKLTEVSNYAKPKAKPNWGSVAPDSSAIIFTRNYNLYWMDKENYKKAVKNEDDSTIVENQLTKDGLKFYSYGSNGDGENNEENEKNNKKRRRAYVLWSPNSKYFVLNRSDSRKVKDLWVINNISAGRPTLETYKYQMPGEPEAPIDEMLLFDFAAKTYKKLNTAAFKDQSVSAWGAPSLNKDRDNEFRPSIWLGNNSKIYFSRTSRDLKRVDICTVDIHSGVVNSLIDERFNTYVEVNRPGLVNDGKEIIHWSERDGWGHFYLFDAAGKLKNQITQGAFHCEEIVNIDQKNRVLYFTANGKESKEDPYYVHLYRINFDGSGMKLLNPGDFDHSISMNDEAKFFVDNFSRVNTAPKSVVMDNNGRVIMNLETTDLSLLMATGYKFPEPFKVKADDGITDIYGVMYKPFDFDPGKKYPIIEYVYPGPQTEAVNKAFSKSMDRTERLAQFGYIVITVGNRGGNPARSKWYHTFGYGNLRDYGLADKKAAVEQLADKNSFIDVGRVGITGHSGGGFMSTAAMLVYPDFFKAAVSNAGNHDNSIYNRWWSEKHHGVKEIISAKGDTTFKYSIDKNPDLAKNLKGHLMLMTGDIDNNVHPANTIRVANALMKAGKRFEFVIVPGQRHGFGDLTEYTFWKLADHFNKYLIGDFSQSDQVDVLEIEREIEQKK from the coding sequence ATGAAGAAACTTTACACACCACTTTTATTGTCGCTTTGTATGGGGTATAGTGCCATGGCACAAAAGAAAACTTTTACCATTACAGAGTCCACAGTAGCTGCTCCGAAAGCCAATTACCAGTTGGCTTCGAGATTCTCACCTGCAAAGATTAAGAAAATGGTCTATTCCACCGCAGTAGATCCACATTGGCTGAAATTGAGCAATCGTTTTTGGTATGAATATGAAACCCCGTCAGGAAAAGAATGGTATTTGGTCGACCCTTCAGCGAAAACCAAAAAGAAAATCTTTGATAATGCAAAACTAGCGGCAGAAATTACCACAATTATTCGTGATCCTTTTGATGCGCAACATCTGCCTTTAGAAAACCTGAAATTCTCTAGTGATGAAAAAGCAGTGACCTTTGAAGTGAAGAGTTCTGTTGATGAACTTAAGAAGGATAGAAAGGATAAAAAAGCTGCCGATTCTATGCAGAAAAAAATCTATTTCTTCAATTATGTGCTGGCCGGGGCAAAATTAACTGAAGTCTCAAACTATGCTAAGCCTAAGGCAAAACCGAATTGGGGCTCTGTAGCTCCGGATTCCTCAGCAATTATCTTTACCAGGAATTATAACCTGTATTGGATGGATAAGGAAAATTATAAAAAGGCGGTTAAGAATGAAGACGATAGTACTATTGTTGAAAATCAACTAACAAAAGATGGACTGAAATTCTATTCATACGGTAGCAATGGTGATGGCGAGAACAATGAGGAAAATGAAAAAAACAATAAAAAAAGAAGAAGAGCCTATGTGTTATGGTCGCCAAACTCTAAATATTTTGTACTAAATAGATCTGATAGCCGTAAAGTAAAAGACCTCTGGGTAATCAATAATATTAGCGCTGGGAGACCTACACTGGAAACTTACAAGTACCAGATGCCCGGCGAGCCGGAAGCACCGATAGATGAAATGTTATTATTCGATTTTGCTGCTAAAACTTATAAAAAGCTAAATACCGCTGCTTTTAAAGATCAAAGCGTTTCTGCCTGGGGAGCCCCTTCATTAAATAAGGATAGAGATAATGAATTCAGACCTTCCATCTGGTTGGGAAATAATAGTAAAATCTATTTCTCAAGAACCAGCAGAGACCTGAAAAGGGTAGATATTTGTACTGTAGATATTCATAGTGGAGTAGTGAACTCGCTGATTGACGAACGCTTCAATACTTATGTGGAAGTAAACCGTCCCGGATTGGTTAATGATGGTAAGGAAATCATCCACTGGTCGGAACGCGATGGATGGGGCCATTTTTACTTGTTCGATGCTGCAGGAAAACTGAAAAATCAAATTACCCAAGGTGCTTTTCATTGTGAAGAGATTGTTAATATAGATCAGAAAAATAGGGTGCTTTATTTTACCGCCAACGGCAAAGAAAGTAAAGAAGATCCCTACTATGTGCATTTGTATCGCATCAATTTTGATGGTTCCGGAATGAAATTACTAAATCCCGGGGATTTTGACCATTCAATCAGTATGAATGATGAAGCCAAATTCTTTGTAGACAACTTTTCCAGAGTTAATACTGCGCCTAAATCGGTGGTTATGGACAACAATGGAAGAGTAATCATGAATCTGGAGACAACAGATCTCTCCTTGTTAATGGCTACAGGTTATAAATTCCCAGAGCCGTTTAAGGTAAAAGCTGACGATGGGATTACAGATATTTATGGGGTAATGTACAAACCATTCGATTTTGATCCTGGCAAGAAATATCCAATTATAGAGTATGTTTATCCGGGACCTCAAACAGAAGCGGTAAATAAGGCCTTCAGCAAGAGTATGGACCGAACTGAACGTTTGGCGCAGTTTGGCTACATTGTAATCACTGTAGGTAATCGCGGAGGTAATCCTGCAAGGTCAAAATGGTACCATACTTTTGGCTATGGAAACCTGCGCGATTATGGGTTGGCGGATAAAAAGGCTGCAGTCGAGCAGTTGGCAGATAAAAACTCTTTTATCGATGTAGGTAGAGTTGGGATTACAGGGCATTCAGGGGGTGGATTTATGTCTACTGCTGCGATGCTGGTTTATCCTGATTTCTTTAAAGCAGCAGTATCGAATGCGGGTAACCATGACAACAGCATTTATAACCGCTGGTGGAGCGAGAAACATCATGGAGTGAAGGAAATCATCTCTGCAAAAGGTGATACTACATTTAAATACAGTATTGATAAAAACCCTGATTTGGCTAAAAATCTGAAGGGGCATCTAATGCTGATGACTGGCGATATTGACAATAACGTACACCCGGCAAATACCATAAGGGTTGCCAATGCCTTGATGAAAGCGGGAAAAAGGTTTGAGTTTGTAATCGTTCCCGGACAACGTCATGGCTTTGGTGATTTAACCGAGTATACTTTCTGGAAATTGGCTGATCACTTCAATAAGTATTTAATCGGTGATTTTTCTCAATCAGATCAGGTCGATGTGCTTGAAATAGAAAGGGAGATCGAACAAAAGAAGTAA
- a CDS encoding polysaccharide deacetylase family protein: MKYSFLPLFAAAVIFTAGCQSKSQSNSTDKNTKDSLTATTDGGNTLPTEETQAATGDISKMKVADAKTILARKQVPILCYHQVRDWRPKDSKGAKDYIIPIATFKDHMKMLADSGYHTILPDQLYDYLNNGTQLPSKPIMLTFDDTDLDQFTIAAPEMKKYGFKGVFFVMTVSIGRPNYMSKDQIKALSDMGHVIGSHTWDHHNVKKYQGQDWVTQIEKPTKTLEEITGKDIHHFAYPFGLWNPEAIPELKKRGMKSAFILATKRDENDPLFTIRRIIASGYWSSKTLSNSIKNSF, encoded by the coding sequence ATGAAATATTCCTTCTTACCTCTTTTCGCTGCGGCAGTAATTTTTACTGCAGGATGCCAGTCAAAATCACAAAGCAACAGCACTGATAAAAACACTAAAGATTCCCTGACAGCAACAACGGATGGAGGAAATACACTCCCTACTGAAGAAACTCAAGCTGCGACCGGCGATATCTCTAAAATGAAAGTTGCAGACGCTAAAACCATTCTTGCACGTAAGCAGGTCCCTATTCTATGTTATCATCAGGTTCGTGACTGGAGACCAAAAGACTCTAAGGGGGCAAAGGATTATATCATCCCTATTGCGACTTTCAAGGATCATATGAAAATGCTGGCAGATAGTGGCTACCACACGATTCTTCCTGATCAGCTTTACGACTATTTAAATAATGGAACTCAATTGCCAAGCAAGCCGATCATGCTCACCTTTGATGATACTGATCTTGATCAGTTCACGATCGCTGCTCCTGAAATGAAAAAGTATGGATTTAAAGGTGTATTTTTTGTAATGACTGTTTCTATTGGCAGACCTAACTATATGAGTAAAGATCAGATTAAAGCACTTTCTGACATGGGCCATGTAATTGGTTCGCATACCTGGGATCACCATAATGTTAAGAAATACCAGGGACAGGATTGGGTAACTCAAATTGAGAAACCAACTAAAACGTTAGAAGAAATCACCGGAAAGGACATCCATCATTTCGCTTATCCTTTTGGATTGTGGAATCCTGAAGCTATTCCTGAACTTAAAAAAAGAGGGATGAAGTCGGCCTTTATCCTGGCCACCAAACGTGATGAAAATGATCCTTTATTTACAATCAGAAGAATTATTGCCAGCGGTTACTGGAGCTCTAAAACATTAAGTAACAGCATAAAAAACAGCTTTTAA
- a CDS encoding polysaccharide deacetylase family protein, with amino-acid sequence MKNTLLKITTFSALALSSCIGNSQAGKENTVTGTAAVKAVNTDSLSNKAATASEIIAKKEVPVLCYHQIRDWKASDSKRAHDDIIPPANFSQHIKMLADSGYHTILPDELYDYLNYGKKLPEKPIMITFDDTDLDQYTVGAKELKKHGFKGVFFIMTVSIGRPRYMSKAQIKELSDDGHIIASHTWNHKNFAQFTEEDWEIQIDKPTKTLEAITGKKVEYFAYPYGVSKAENLHKLKEHGFKAAFILSTKRDPNYPLFTIRRIIDPGTYTARNLYNSINKSFK; translated from the coding sequence ATGAAAAATACCTTATTAAAAATAACTACTTTCTCGGCATTAGCCCTTTCTTCTTGTATCGGCAATAGCCAGGCAGGTAAAGAAAACACAGTTACCGGAACGGCTGCGGTAAAGGCCGTCAATACGGACAGCCTGAGCAATAAGGCTGCTACTGCATCAGAAATCATTGCAAAAAAGGAAGTTCCTGTACTTTGTTACCACCAAATCAGGGATTGGAAGGCCAGTGATTCCAAACGTGCTCATGATGACATCATTCCACCCGCAAATTTTAGTCAGCATATAAAAATGCTGGCCGATAGTGGTTATCATACTATTTTACCAGATGAATTGTATGATTATCTGAATTATGGGAAGAAGCTTCCTGAAAAACCAATTATGATCACTTTTGATGATACTGATCTTGATCAGTATACGGTAGGTGCTAAAGAATTAAAGAAACATGGTTTTAAAGGAGTATTTTTCATTATGACGGTTTCCATTGGCCGACCACGTTACATGAGTAAAGCTCAGATTAAGGAACTTTCTGACGATGGGCATATAATCGCCAGTCATACCTGGAATCACAAAAACTTTGCTCAGTTCACAGAAGAAGACTGGGAAATTCAGATTGACAAGCCGACAAAAACGCTGGAGGCCATTACCGGAAAAAAGGTGGAGTATTTTGCTTATCCTTATGGTGTTTCCAAAGCAGAGAACCTGCACAAATTGAAAGAACACGGTTTTAAAGCTGCGTTTATCTTATCTACGAAACGTGATCCGAACTATCCTTTGTTTACCATCCG